A single genomic interval of Zunongwangia sp. HGR-M22 harbors:
- the mtgA gene encoding monofunctional biosynthetic peptidoglycan transglycosylase, with protein MIKKIFRFIAKLIGWFFLITFLLVLIFKWLPVPFTPLMAIRYFEHPDEEIKHDWVPIEDISKNLQLAVICSEDQNFENHSGFDIEAIQKAIENNKKGKRVRGASTISQQTAKNAFLWPGRNYVRKGLEAYFTFLMELLWSKERILEVYLNSIEMGKGVYGAQEAAQSWFKKDAINLSPAEAAAIAAILPNPREYRANPASNYISRRKSWITQQMKFYGEFDLNKTKERKKK; from the coding sequence ATGATTAAAAAAATATTTCGATTTATAGCAAAACTTATAGGGTGGTTCTTTCTAATCACTTTTTTACTGGTGCTTATTTTTAAATGGTTGCCGGTACCTTTTACACCGCTTATGGCAATCAGATATTTCGAGCATCCAGATGAAGAAATAAAACATGATTGGGTGCCAATTGAAGATATTTCAAAAAACCTGCAACTGGCCGTAATCTGTAGCGAAGATCAAAATTTTGAAAATCATAGCGGTTTTGATATTGAAGCCATTCAGAAAGCCATAGAAAATAACAAAAAAGGAAAACGAGTTCGTGGTGCCAGTACCATTTCGCAGCAAACCGCTAAAAACGCTTTTTTATGGCCTGGTAGAAATTATGTGCGTAAAGGTCTTGAAGCTTATTTCACTTTTTTGATGGAACTTTTATGGAGCAAAGAACGTATTCTGGAAGTTTATTTAAATAGTATAGAAATGGGCAAAGGAGTTTACGGCGCACAGGAAGCAGCTCAATCTTGGTTTAAAAAGGATGCTATAAATTTAAGTCCTGCTGAAGCTGCCGCAATTGCCGCTATTTTGCCTAATCCGCGTGAGTATAGGGCTAATCCTGCCAGTAATTATATAAGCCGACGAAAAAGCTGGATCACTCAACAAATGAAGTTTTACGGAGAATTTGATTTAAATAAAACAAAAGAAAGAAAGAAAAAATAG
- the accB gene encoding acetyl-CoA carboxylase biotin carboxyl carrier protein: MDLKEIQNLIKFVAKSGASEVKLETGDVKITIRTGSDEKETTVVQQVPMGGQVQPQMPVQQQAPAPAAPQETAAPKEEAKPAEDDNAKYITVKSPIIGTFYRKPSPDKPVFAEVGDTIKEGDVLCVIEAMKLFNEIESEVSGKIVKVLVDDSSPVEFDQPLFLVDPS, translated from the coding sequence ATGGATTTAAAAGAAATTCAGAATTTAATAAAGTTTGTTGCCAAGTCTGGTGCCAGTGAGGTAAAGCTGGAGACCGGTGATGTGAAAATCACGATTAGAACAGGCTCAGACGAAAAAGAAACTACTGTTGTGCAACAAGTGCCAATGGGTGGCCAAGTACAACCACAAATGCCGGTACAACAACAAGCACCTGCACCTGCGGCACCGCAAGAAACGGCAGCGCCTAAAGAGGAAGCAAAACCTGCTGAAGATGATAATGCTAAATATATTACCGTAAAATCTCCTATCATAGGAACTTTTTACCGTAAGCCTTCACCAGATAAGCCTGTATTTGCAGAAGTAGGTGATACTATAAAAGAAGGTGATGTACTTTGTGTGATAGAGGCAATGAAACTTTTCAATGAAATTGAAAGTGAAGTTTCTGGTAAAATCGTAAAAGTATTGGTAGACGATTCGTCACCGGTAGAGTTCGATCAGCCTTTATTCTTAGTAGATCCTTCTTAA
- a CDS encoding NAD(P)/FAD-dependent oxidoreductase, with the protein MNFSYWEQKSWLSDLDFVIVGSGITGLNCAFQLHKDYPGSNILILEKGLLPEGASTKNAGFACFGSLSEILEDLKVLSEEDVVALIQKRLNGLKLLRKNLGDEEIGFKNHGGYEIFLEKDKVLFEKCVAEMTNINQLLHEVFETDCFMLSDNKFNFKNTTEKLIFNPFESQIDTGKMMTQLLRKVYKKGIRILNNIGVQNFEDLGNKVIVKTSNFELGCRKLFIATNGFASKFGINDVKPARAQVLVTKPIENLQIKGTFHLDKGFYYFRNINNRILLGGGRNLDIKGEETIQFGQTELIQQKLEELLKTTILPDQEFEIDQRWSGIMGMGKNKKPEIGRLSANVFYGVKLGGMGIAIGSLVGKELAKVSE; encoded by the coding sequence ATGAATTTTTCGTATTGGGAGCAAAAAAGCTGGCTGTCTGATCTCGATTTTGTAATCGTAGGAAGTGGGATAACGGGGCTAAATTGTGCATTTCAGCTTCATAAAGATTATCCGGGTTCTAATATTTTAATTCTTGAAAAAGGTTTGTTGCCTGAAGGGGCAAGTACAAAAAATGCTGGTTTTGCTTGTTTTGGGAGTCTTTCTGAGATCTTAGAAGATCTTAAAGTGCTATCCGAAGAAGACGTTGTCGCTTTAATTCAGAAACGATTGAATGGATTAAAATTACTTCGGAAGAATTTAGGCGATGAAGAAATCGGATTTAAGAATCATGGCGGTTACGAGATATTTTTAGAGAAGGACAAAGTGCTTTTTGAAAAATGCGTTGCTGAAATGACCAATATTAATCAATTGCTTCATGAAGTTTTTGAAACTGATTGTTTTATGCTTTCTGATAATAAATTTAATTTCAAAAATACTACTGAAAAACTCATTTTTAATCCATTTGAATCACAGATCGATACCGGGAAAATGATGACTCAATTATTACGAAAAGTTTATAAAAAAGGTATCCGAATTTTGAATAATATTGGCGTCCAAAATTTTGAAGATTTAGGCAATAAAGTGATCGTTAAAACATCGAATTTCGAGTTGGGGTGCAGAAAATTATTTATCGCCACAAATGGATTTGCTTCCAAATTTGGGATTAATGATGTAAAGCCGGCTAGAGCTCAGGTTTTGGTGACTAAGCCCATAGAAAATCTTCAGATTAAGGGAACATTTCATTTAGATAAGGGATTTTATTATTTCAGAAATATAAATAATAGAATTCTTTTAGGCGGTGGAAGAAATTTAGATATTAAAGGAGAAGAAACCATTCAATTTGGACAAACAGAACTCATTCAGCAAAAATTAGAAGAGCTGTTGAAAACAACGATTTTGCCCGATCAGGAATTCGAGATCGACCAGCGATGGAGCGGAATCATGGGAATGGGAAAGAATAAAAAACCTGAAATTGGTCGATTGTCGGCTAATGTTTTTTACGGTGTAAAATTAGGCGGAATGGGAATCGCCATAGGAAGTTTGGTAGGTAAAGAACTAGCAAAAGTTAGCGAATGA
- a CDS encoding transcription elongation factor translates to MTTKDHLYSMCEEYVESRIQRIQKSLKDLEEDMESEGKNSAGDKYETGREMMSEEWNKLSNQLKEFKQQKDTLKLAKNREASKRIQLGCLVKTSASNYFISIPVGKMELDKHTFYGVGANSPVARLLMGKTEGDDFEFNGIKNKIFTVD, encoded by the coding sequence TTGACGACAAAAGACCATTTATATAGCATGTGCGAGGAATACGTTGAATCTCGCATTCAGCGCATCCAAAAATCCCTAAAAGATCTTGAAGAAGATATGGAAAGTGAAGGGAAAAACAGTGCCGGCGATAAATATGAAACCGGTAGGGAGATGATGAGTGAAGAATGGAATAAACTATCCAATCAGCTCAAAGAATTTAAGCAACAAAAAGATACGCTAAAATTGGCGAAAAACAGGGAGGCTTCTAAAAGAATTCAATTAGGTTGCTTGGTAAAAACCTCCGCATCAAATTATTTTATTAGTATTCCCGTAGGCAAAATGGAACTTGATAAACACACCTTTTATGGCGTTGGTGCGAACTCACCTGTGGCAAGACTATTAATGGGAAAAACGGAAGGTGATGATTTTGAATTCAACGGAATAAAGAATAAAATTTTTACAGTGGATTAA
- the alr gene encoding alanine racemase codes for MPKAQETVLEIDLNSLEHNYHYLRSKITPGVKMLGVVKAFAYGSDSVAIAKRLEKIGIDHFAVAYTKEGETIRNGGIEKPVLVLHPQTHSFQALIDHCLTPSLYSLYILKEFIKKAEQLNLENYPVHININTGLNRLGFDPDDIEEVISIFQNTSAIKLVGMYSHLAASEDMALKDFSQSQIVNFIATSEKIIAAFNHKILRHMCNTSGILNYPEASFDMVRSGIGLYGYGNSSEHDSHLKPVATLKTIISQIHHIKKGESVGYNRGFIANRDTITATLPLGHADGISRIYGKQKTAVLINGEEAPIIGNVCMDMLMVDVTDIDCKEGDEVIFFGKERSAEKFANRAGTISYELVTAISQRVKRLIID; via the coding sequence ATGCCTAAAGCTCAGGAAACTGTTCTTGAAATCGATCTCAATTCTTTAGAACATAATTATCATTATTTAAGATCTAAGATTACCCCGGGTGTAAAAATGCTTGGTGTAGTAAAAGCTTTTGCCTACGGAAGCGATTCTGTTGCCATTGCTAAAAGATTAGAGAAAATTGGCATAGACCATTTTGCGGTAGCGTATACCAAAGAAGGAGAAACCATTAGAAACGGTGGCATTGAAAAACCAGTTCTAGTGCTTCATCCACAAACGCACAGTTTTCAAGCATTAATAGATCATTGTCTTACTCCCAGTCTATACAGTTTATATATTTTAAAAGAGTTTATTAAAAAAGCTGAACAATTAAATCTTGAAAACTATCCGGTTCATATCAATATAAATACAGGACTGAATCGGCTTGGTTTTGATCCTGATGATATTGAAGAAGTAATTTCGATCTTCCAGAATACTTCAGCAATAAAATTGGTAGGCATGTATTCTCATCTTGCGGCTAGTGAGGATATGGCTTTAAAAGATTTTTCGCAATCCCAAATTGTGAATTTTATAGCTACTTCAGAAAAAATAATTGCGGCTTTTAATCATAAGATTTTAAGGCATATGTGCAATACTTCGGGAATTTTAAATTATCCCGAAGCAAGTTTCGATATGGTTAGAAGCGGAATTGGGCTTTATGGTTACGGAAATTCTAGCGAGCATGATTCTCATCTAAAACCAGTCGCTACACTTAAAACTATTATTTCACAAATTCATCATATCAAAAAAGGTGAAAGTGTTGGCTATAATAGAGGGTTTATCGCTAATCGAGATACGATTACTGCCACGTTGCCACTTGGTCATGCCGACGGTATTAGCAGGATTTACGGGAAGCAGAAAACTGCTGTGCTAATTAATGGCGAAGAAGCACCCATTATTGGTAATGTTTGCATGGATATGCTGATGGTTGATGTTACCGATATCGATTGTAAAGAGGGAGACGAGGTAATTTTCTTCGGAAAAGAAAGAAGCGCTGAAAAATTTGCAAATAGAGCAGGAACCATCTCTTACGAACTTGTAACCGCTATCTCCCAGAGAGTTAAAAGACTTATAATAGATTAG
- the accC gene encoding acetyl-CoA carboxylase biotin carboxylase subunit — protein MFKKILIANRGEIAMRIIRTCKEMGIKTVAVYSTADAESLHVRFADEAVCIGPPQSNLSYLKIANIISAAEITNADAIHPGYGFLSENAKFSKICEEHDIKFIGASAEMISKMGDKATAKATMKAAGVPCVPGSEGILKDYDECLKLAKEIGFPVMLKATAGGGGKGMRAVWKEENLQAAWDSARQEAGAAFGNDGMYMEKLIEEPRHIEIQVIGDQTGKACHLSERDCSVQRRHQKLTEETPSPFMTPKLRKQMGEAAVKAAEFIKYEGAGTVEFLVDKHRKFYFMEMNTRIQVEHPITEQVIDYDLIREQILVAAGIPISGKNYEPQLHSIECRINAEDPYNGFRPSPGKIETLHTPGGHGIRIDTHVYSGYIIPPHYDSMIAKLITTAQTREEAINKMKRALDEFVIEGIKTTIPFHRQLMDDPRYVAGNYTTAFMDDFKMNPAEE, from the coding sequence ATGTTCAAAAAAATATTAATTGCCAATAGGGGAGAGATCGCAATGCGTATTATCCGTACTTGTAAAGAGATGGGGATAAAAACGGTGGCGGTTTATTCTACTGCCGATGCAGAAAGTCTTCATGTAAGATTTGCAGATGAAGCAGTATGTATAGGACCTCCTCAAAGTAATTTGTCTTATTTAAAGATTGCGAATATCATATCGGCAGCAGAAATAACTAATGCTGATGCTATTCACCCAGGATACGGTTTCCTTTCAGAAAATGCTAAGTTTTCTAAGATTTGTGAAGAACACGACATTAAATTTATTGGTGCTTCTGCAGAGATGATTAGCAAAATGGGGGATAAAGCTACTGCTAAAGCTACAATGAAAGCTGCAGGAGTTCCTTGCGTTCCGGGATCTGAAGGGATCTTAAAAGATTACGACGAATGTCTAAAATTAGCTAAAGAAATAGGTTTTCCTGTAATGCTTAAAGCTACTGCCGGCGGTGGTGGTAAAGGAATGCGTGCTGTTTGGAAAGAAGAAAATCTTCAGGCAGCCTGGGATTCTGCACGTCAGGAAGCAGGAGCTGCTTTCGGAAATGACGGTATGTATATGGAGAAACTTATCGAAGAGCCTCGACATATCGAAATTCAGGTAATTGGTGATCAAACTGGTAAAGCCTGTCACCTTTCAGAAAGAGACTGTTCTGTACAACGTCGTCACCAAAAATTAACCGAGGAAACTCCATCTCCTTTTATGACGCCAAAGTTGCGTAAGCAAATGGGAGAAGCAGCAGTAAAAGCAGCAGAATTCATTAAATATGAAGGTGCTGGTACGGTAGAATTTTTAGTGGATAAACACCGTAAGTTCTATTTTATGGAGATGAATACTCGTATTCAGGTAGAGCATCCAATTACAGAGCAAGTGATCGATTACGACCTAATTCGTGAACAAATTTTAGTGGCAGCAGGAATTCCTATTTCAGGGAAGAACTACGAGCCGCAATTACATTCTATCGAATGTCGTATCAATGCTGAAGATCCCTACAATGGCTTTAGACCATCACCAGGAAAGATCGAGACATTGCATACACCAGGTGGACACGGAATTCGTATCGATACCCATGTGTACAGTGGATACATCATTCCGCCACATTACGATTCTATGATCGCTAAATTAATTACTACCGCACAAACGCGTGAGGAAGCAATTAATAAAATGAAACGTGCTTTAGATGAATTCGTGATTGAAGGAATTAAAACTACTATTCCTTTCCATCGTCAGTTGATGGACGATCCAAGATATGTAGCTGGTAATTATACCACTGCATTTATGGACGATTTTAAAATGAATCCAGCAGAAGAATAA
- a CDS encoding aspartate-semialdehyde dehydrogenase — MKVAVVGATGMVGQVMLKVLAERDFPITELLPVASEKSVGKKVTYKDKEYTIIGLADAVAAKPEIAIFSAGGGTSLEWAPKFAENGTTVIDNSSAWRMDPSKKLVIPEINASELTKEDKIIANPNCSTIQLLMALKPLHDKYTIKRAVVSTYQSITGTGVKAVQQLENEYENKEGEMAYPYPIHRNALPHCDVFQDNGYTKEEMKLTNETKKILGDDSVSLTATAIRIPVVGGHSESVNLEFENDFTEADVRRLLNDFPGVTVQDNPDTNTYPMPIYAEGKNEVFVGRIRRDYSQPNSLNLWVVADNLRKGAATNAVQIAEYLMENKLV, encoded by the coding sequence ATGAAAGTAGCAGTTGTTGGCGCTACCGGAATGGTAGGGCAGGTTATGTTAAAAGTACTAGCCGAAAGAGATTTTCCTATAACCGAATTATTACCGGTTGCATCAGAAAAATCGGTTGGAAAGAAAGTAACTTATAAGGATAAAGAATATACTATTATCGGCCTTGCTGATGCTGTTGCTGCCAAACCAGAAATCGCTATTTTTTCTGCCGGTGGAGGAACTTCTTTAGAATGGGCTCCAAAATTTGCTGAAAACGGTACGACTGTTATCGATAATTCTTCGGCATGGAGAATGGATCCTTCTAAAAAGCTGGTTATTCCGGAAATTAACGCTTCAGAATTAACAAAAGAAGATAAAATTATTGCCAACCCAAATTGTTCAACAATTCAGTTACTAATGGCATTAAAACCACTGCATGACAAATACACTATTAAACGTGCGGTAGTTTCTACATATCAGTCGATCACAGGTACAGGAGTTAAAGCTGTACAGCAGTTAGAGAACGAATACGAAAACAAAGAAGGAGAAATGGCCTATCCTTATCCAATTCACCGTAATGCCTTACCACATTGTGATGTTTTTCAGGATAATGGATACACCAAAGAAGAAATGAAACTGACCAATGAGACGAAAAAGATCTTAGGAGACGATTCGGTTTCATTAACCGCTACAGCTATTCGTATCCCTGTTGTTGGTGGGCATAGTGAGTCTGTAAATCTTGAATTCGAAAATGATTTTACTGAAGCCGATGTTCGTAGACTTTTAAATGATTTCCCTGGCGTTACCGTTCAGGATAATCCAGATACCAACACCTACCCAATGCCAATTTATGCTGAAGGTAAAAATGAAGTATTTGTAGGTAGAATTCGTCGTGATTATTCACAACCAAATTCTTTAAATCTTTGGGTGGTTGCAGATAACCTAAGAAAAGGAGCTGCTACCAATGCTGTTCAAATCGCTGAATATTTAATGGAAAACAAGCTGGTTTAA
- a CDS encoding prolyl oligopeptidase family serine peptidase: MKKIVIGVFTLAALASCKDSEETKKEKDTALNLNYPETKKVDTVTDYFGTKVKDPYRWLEDDRSTETEEWVKAENKVTFGYLDKIPFKEDLKKRLSEIWNYEKIGAPHKEGDYTYFSKNDGLQNQYVIYRRKNENDEPEVFLNPNKFSEDGTTSLSGLSFSENGKMAAYSISEGGSDWRKVIVLDAKTKEVAEDTLKDIKFSGISWKGNEGFYYSSYEKPEGSELSAKTDQHRLFYHKIGTPQSEDQMIFGGTPDQKHRYVGGSVSEDNKFLFISARNSTSGGKLFMMDLSKKNPELKTIIDNEDTDTYVIENEGSKLYIVTNLDAPNQRIVTVDAANPTPENWKDFIPESENVLSPSTGGGYFFTEYMVDAVSQVKQYDYDGKLVREIELPGLGSAGGFGAKKDADTLYYSFTNYVTPGTIYKYDIEEGTSEVYNKPNINFNPDDYESRQVFYKSKDGTKIPMIITAKKGIELDGKNPTILYGYGGFNISLTPSFSTANAVWLEHGGVYAVPNLRGGGEYGRAWHDAGTKMQKQNVFDDFIAAAEYLIENKYTSKDYLAIRGGSNGGLLVGATMTQRPDLMKVALPAVGVMDMLRYHTFTAGAGWAYDYGTSEDSKEMFEYIYDYSPVHNVKEGVEYPATLVTTGDHDDRVVPAHSFKFAAELQEKQAGDAPVLIRIETKAGHGAGKPTSMIIEEYADIFGFTLYNMGFEKLPSENTELKD, encoded by the coding sequence ATGAAAAAAATAGTAATTGGAGTTTTTACACTTGCCGCGCTGGCTTCCTGTAAAGATTCTGAAGAAACCAAAAAAGAAAAAGACACTGCTTTGAATTTAAACTATCCCGAAACCAAAAAAGTAGATACCGTAACCGATTATTTTGGTACCAAAGTTAAAGATCCTTATCGCTGGTTAGAAGACGATCGCAGTACTGAAACCGAAGAATGGGTTAAAGCTGAAAACAAAGTCACTTTTGGATATTTAGATAAGATTCCATTTAAAGAGGACTTAAAAAAACGCCTTTCTGAAATATGGAATTATGAGAAAATCGGCGCCCCTCATAAAGAGGGAGATTACACCTATTTCTCTAAGAACGATGGTTTACAAAATCAATACGTAATCTACCGTCGTAAAAATGAAAATGATGAACCAGAAGTTTTTCTTAATCCTAATAAATTTAGTGAAGATGGAACCACTTCTTTAAGCGGATTAAGTTTTTCTGAAAACGGAAAAATGGCAGCTTATAGTATTTCTGAAGGAGGAAGCGATTGGAGAAAAGTGATCGTACTGGACGCTAAAACAAAAGAAGTCGCTGAAGATACCTTAAAAGACATCAAATTCAGTGGTATTTCCTGGAAAGGCAACGAAGGTTTCTATTATTCAAGCTACGAAAAGCCTGAAGGGAGTGAGCTTTCAGCAAAAACAGATCAACACCGTTTATTCTATCACAAAATTGGGACGCCACAATCTGAAGATCAAATGATCTTTGGCGGAACACCAGATCAAAAACATCGTTACGTTGGCGGTAGTGTGAGTGAAGACAATAAATTTTTATTTATATCTGCCCGAAATTCGACATCTGGAGGTAAACTTTTTATGATGGATCTATCAAAAAAGAATCCCGAATTAAAGACGATTATCGACAACGAAGACACCGATACTTATGTGATTGAAAATGAAGGCAGCAAACTTTATATCGTTACCAATCTTGATGCACCAAATCAACGAATCGTAACTGTAGATGCAGCAAATCCAACTCCAGAAAACTGGAAAGATTTTATTCCTGAAAGCGAAAATGTACTTAGCCCATCTACCGGTGGTGGTTATTTTTTTACTGAATATATGGTAGATGCTGTTTCGCAAGTAAAACAATACGATTACGACGGAAAACTGGTTCGCGAAATAGAATTACCGGGATTAGGTTCCGCTGGTGGTTTTGGCGCTAAAAAAGATGCTGATACTTTATACTATTCGTTTACAAATTATGTGACTCCCGGTACTATTTACAAATATGATATCGAAGAAGGAACTTCAGAGGTTTACAATAAACCAAACATCAACTTTAATCCAGATGATTACGAAAGTCGCCAGGTTTTCTATAAATCTAAAGACGGCACAAAAATCCCTATGATCATCACCGCTAAAAAAGGAATTGAACTTGATGGTAAAAACCCAACGATCTTATACGGTTACGGCGGATTCAATATTAGTTTAACGCCTTCTTTTAGTACAGCAAATGCAGTTTGGTTAGAGCATGGCGGAGTATATGCTGTTCCAAACCTACGTGGCGGCGGCGAGTACGGTCGTGCCTGGCATGATGCCGGTACTAAAATGCAAAAGCAAAATGTATTTGACGACTTTATCGCTGCTGCAGAATATCTGATTGAAAACAAATACACTTCAAAAGATTATTTAGCGATTAGAGGTGGTTCTAACGGCGGTTTATTGGTTGGTGCAACAATGACGCAGCGCCCGGATCTTATGAAGGTAGCATTGCCTGCTGTTGGCGTGATGGATATGTTACGATACCATACCTTTACCGCAGGAGCCGGTTGGGCGTATGACTATGGAACTTCTGAAGATAGTAAAGAAATGTTTGAGTACATTTATGATTATTCGCCAGTTCATAATGTAAAAGAAGGTGTTGAATATCCAGCAACCCTGGTTACAACAGGAGATCATGATGATCGTGTGGTACCTGCGCATTCTTTTAAATTCGCAGCAGAATTACAAGAAAAACAAGCTGGAGATGCACCTGTGCTTATTAGAATTGAAACAAAAGCTGGTCACGGTGCCGGGAAACCAACCAGTATGATCATTGAAGAATATGCCGATATTTTTGGTTTTACTTTATATAATATGGGTTTTGAAAAGCTCCCAAGTGAAAATACAGAATTGAAGGATTAG
- the mscL gene encoding large conductance mechanosensitive channel protein MscL — protein MSLYSDFKKFIMKGDIVALATAVVIGAAFKTIVDSVVKDVITPIIGVLTGGTDFTRKFVALDGQTYANLYAAREAKAAVITYGNLIQAIINFLIVALFIFLFLRAYEKTKKKEDPKPVAAPKGPTQEELLAQIRDELKKQNGDAIN, from the coding sequence ATGAGTTTATATTCCGACTTTAAGAAATTTATAATGAAGGGCGACATTGTGGCCCTTGCTACAGCCGTTGTAATCGGTGCTGCCTTTAAAACCATTGTAGACTCGGTGGTTAAAGATGTTATTACTCCAATTATTGGCGTGCTTACAGGCGGTACAGATTTTACCAGAAAGTTTGTTGCTTTAGATGGCCAAACCTATGCTAATTTATATGCTGCCAGAGAGGCTAAAGCAGCTGTAATTACTTATGGTAATCTAATTCAGGCAATTATCAATTTTCTAATTGTCGCATTATTTATATTTTTGTTTTTAAGAGCATACGAAAAGACAAAGAAAAAAGAAGATCCAAAACCTGTTGCAGCTCCAAAAGGGCCAACACAGGAAGAACTTTTAGCCCAAATTAGGGACGAATTGAAAAAGCAAAACGGCGATGCTATTAATTAG
- a CDS encoding ABC transporter ATP-binding protein, which produces MLKLENVSFAYENGEQVLDHINLTAKRGENISIIGESGCGKSTLLQLIYGLLHTDGKIFWGEEELLGPKFNLVPGEDFIKYLAQDFDLMLPLSVADNVGKYLSNMYPVKKKKRIQELLEVVEMEDMAHKKTKLLSGGQQQRVALARALAKEPEMVLLDEPFSHIDHFRKNNLRRKVFKYLKERHITCIIATHDITDALAFADTTMVLKNHKIYAKASPEDLYNNPPNKYVASLFGDVNEVMLKDIVQNETSTKKIILYPEELKVSRKSPIKAQVIASYFKGSNYLIEANLNGTIVFAEHRSAIPSGAPVYFVISKPLIEKRKNN; this is translated from the coding sequence ATGCTGAAGTTAGAAAATGTATCCTTTGCTTACGAGAATGGAGAACAGGTTTTAGATCATATCAATTTAACCGCAAAGCGTGGTGAAAATATCTCGATTATTGGCGAAAGTGGCTGCGGTAAAAGTACTTTGCTTCAGCTAATCTATGGATTATTGCACACCGATGGGAAAATATTTTGGGGAGAAGAAGAGTTGCTTGGCCCTAAGTTTAATTTGGTTCCTGGTGAAGATTTTATAAAATACCTGGCTCAGGATTTCGACCTGATGCTTCCGCTAAGTGTTGCTGATAACGTAGGGAAATACTTAAGTAATATGTATCCGGTAAAGAAGAAAAAGCGGATTCAGGAATTACTAGAGGTGGTAGAAATGGAAGATATGGCCCATAAAAAAACCAAACTCCTTAGTGGCGGCCAGCAGCAACGTGTAGCACTTGCTAGAGCTCTCGCCAAAGAACCAGAAATGGTTTTGCTAGATGAGCCTTTTAGCCATATCGATCATTTCAGAAAAAATAATCTTCGGCGTAAAGTTTTTAAGTATTTAAAAGAGCGGCATATTACCTGCATAATTGCCACTCACGATATTACCGATGCTCTGGCTTTTGCAGACACTACAATGGTTTTAAAAAATCATAAGATTTATGCAAAAGCGAGTCCGGAAGATTTATATAACAATCCGCCAAACAAATATGTTGCCTCCTTGTTTGGCGATGTTAATGAGGTGATGCTGAAAGATATTGTTCAGAATGAGACTTCAACAAAAAAAATCATCCTTTATCCTGAAGAACTAAAAGTTAGTCGAAAATCTCCAATTAAAGCACAAGTTATTGCATCCTATTTTAAAGGCAGTAATTATCTAATTGAAGCAAATTTAAATGGCACTATCGTTTTTGCTGAACATCGCTCGGCTATCCCTAGCGGTGCTCCCGTGTATTTTGTGATTTCTAAACCACTTATAGAAAAGCGAAAAAACAATTAA
- a CDS encoding porin family protein, giving the protein MKNRCALIIFLICCFSGFSQVSFGVKAGVNFTKITLEDHPNDFRFSDNDGTGFHFGAFAGLDLNSSFGLQAEALYSREGVKDQYADYINIPVFLKWYPVAPVHLGVGPQIGFLANTELNKDQYENVVFGALINLGVDIADFTVSVRYVIGLSNVLDREFQLGTPPNINPFTIEGKENNFQLSLGYEF; this is encoded by the coding sequence ATGAAAAATCGATGTGCGCTAATCATCTTTTTGATTTGCTGTTTTTCTGGCTTTTCACAAGTTTCCTTTGGTGTAAAAGCTGGTGTGAATTTTACTAAAATTACTTTGGAAGATCATCCAAATGACTTTCGGTTTAGTGACAATGACGGGACGGGTTTTCATTTTGGAGCTTTTGCCGGTCTGGATTTAAATTCTTCTTTTGGATTACAAGCCGAAGCTTTGTATTCCAGGGAAGGGGTAAAAGATCAATACGCAGATTATATAAATATTCCTGTGTTTTTAAAATGGTATCCTGTCGCTCCGGTTCATCTTGGTGTTGGTCCTCAAATAGGATTTCTTGCAAATACTGAATTAAATAAAGATCAATACGAAAATGTTGTCTTTGGGGCTTTAATTAATTTAGGTGTGGATATTGCCGATTTTACAGTTAGCGTAAGATATGTAATAGGTCTTTCTAATGTTTTGGATCGAGAATTTCAGTTGGGTACTCCACCCAATATAAATCCGTTTACCATTGAGGGAAAAGAAAATAATTTTCAGCTAAGCTTAGGCTATGAGTTTTAA